The nucleotide sequence AGGTCAACCCGGTGATCCCCGAGGTCGTCAACCAGGTCGCCTTCGAGGTCATCGGCAACGACGTCACCATCACCATGGCCGCCGAGGCCGGACAGCTCCAGCTCAACGCCTTCGAACCGATCATCCTGCACTCCTTGTCGGAGTCGATCACGCATCTGCGGGCCGCCTGCCTGACGTTGGCCGAGCGGTGCGTCGACGGCATCACCGCCAACGAGGCCGAGCTGCGCGCTGCCGTGGAGAACTCCATCGGCCTGGTCACCGCCCTCAACCCGTACATCGGCTACACCGCGGCCACCGACATCGCCAAGGAGGCCCTCGCCACCGGCCGGGGCGTGGCCGAACTCGTCCAGGAGAAGGGCCTGCTGCCCGCCGAACGGCTCCAGGAACTGCTGAGGCCCGAGGTGCTCGCGGGCAGCGGCGACCCCCTGGCCTGACGTACCCAGGGGCCGGCCCATCCCCGCACCGTCCCACCCCTGACCTGCGACGACGCGCCAGGGCCGGCGCGGAAGGCACAATGGTGATCATGACAACGACGTCGTCCCTCACCTTCCAGCCGGTCCTGGAACGCATCGCCGAGGAGATCGAACGGACCCCGGGCCGCGGCCGGCCCGCCGACTACATCCCGGCGCTCGCGGCCCGCGACCCGCGCAGCTTCGGCATGGCCGTCGCGGAGCTGGACGGCACGGTGTACGGCGTGGGGGACTGGCGGGAGCCGTTCTCCACGCAGTCCATCACCAAGGTGTTCACCCTCGCCCTCGACCTGGCCCGCGAGGGCGACGCCCTCTGGGAGCACGTGGGCCGCGAGCCGTCCGGCAACCCCTTCAACTCCCTGGTCCAGCTGGAGTACGAGAGCGGCATCCCGCGCAACCCGTTCATCAACGCGGGCGCCCTCGTCGTCACCGACCGCCTGCACACCCGCACCGGGGACGCGGCCGGCACGCTGCTTTCCTTCCTGCGGTCGGAGAGCGGCAACGCGGACCTGGACTTCGACGCGCAGATCGCCGCCTCCGAGTCCGCGCACGGCGACCGCAACGCGGCCCTCGCCCACTTCATGGCGTCGTACGGCAACATCGACAACCCCGTACCGGCCCTTCTCGACCAGTACTTCCGGCAGTGCTCCCTCACCGCCTCCTGCGCCGACCTGGCCCTCGCCACCACCTTCCTCGCCCGCCACGGCGTCCGCGCCGACGGCACCCGCCTGCTGACGCGGAGTCAGGCGAAGCAGGTCAACGCGGTCATGCTCACCTGCGGCACGTACGACGCGGCCGGCGAGTTCGCCTACCGCGTGGGCCTGCCCGGCAAGAGCGGGGTGGGCGGCGGCATCATCGCCGTCGTACCGGGGCGCTGCACGCTCTGCGTGTGGAGTCCGGGGCTGGACGAGCGGGGCAACTCGGTGGCGGGAGTGGCGGCACTGGACCGGTTCACGACCCTGACGGGAGTGTCCATTTTCTGACTTGCCCTGCTGCTGTGGCTGCCGGTCGGTCAGCCACGGGCGAACCGGCCGTTCCTGAGCCGTAGCATCAGCGCCACGGACGCCGCGCCGAACCCGGCCGCAGCCGTGATCGCGCCCGCCACCGGCCAGCCGGAGGCGGTGACCTCTTCCTTCGCCTCGCGGACGGGCAGCGGTCCGGGGCCGGCCTGAGGGGCCGCAGCCGGGCGCGGCAGGAGCGAGCCCACGGCGTCGACGCGCCCGGCGGCCCGGAAACCCCAGTCGAGAAGGGAGCGCGCCTCCTCGTAGACGGCGTAGCCGCCGCCCGACCGAGGGCGCATCACCGTCACGACGAGGGTGCGCCCGCCCCTCTTGGCGGCGGCGATCAGGGTGTTGCCCGCGTTGCTGGTATAGCCGTTCTTGACGCCGATCAGCCCCGGATAGCGCGCGACACCGGCGCCGGTGAGCAGCCGGTTGGTGTTCTGGATGCCGTACGACCAGCCGCCCGCCGGGAACTTCGCGGTGGCCGTGGCGCAGTACCCGGCGAACTCCGCGTTGCGCAGCCCGGCCCGCCCGAACACCGCCAGGTCGTACGCGGACGACACCTGGCCGGGCGCGTCGTACCCGTCGGGCGAGACGACACGCGTGTCCCGGGCGCCCAGGGAACGGGCCTTGTCCTGCATCTGCTCGGTGGTGGCCTTCCAGCCGCCGTTGAGGGAGGCAAGGACGCGCACGGCGTCGTTGCCCGAGCCGAGGAAGACACCGCGCCACAGGTCGGCCACCCGGTAGGTGTGGTTCTCCTTGACGCCGACCAGGCTGCTCCCGGCGCCGATGCCCGCCAACTCCTTGGCCTCGACCGTGTGTCTCAGGCCCGCCGGGAGACCGGGCAGCACGGTGAGCGCGAACAGGGTCTTCAGCGTGCTCGCCGGCGGCAGTCTGCGGTGCGCGTCGTGCGCGGCGAGCACCGCGCCGCTGTCGGCGTCCGCCACCAGCCACGACACCGCGGTGAGGTCCTGCGGAACCCGGGGTGCCCCGGCCCGTGGCCGTACCCGCGTCCCGGGCCGGTGCAGCGACGGCGGCTCCTGCGCGGCCTTGGCGTCCTGCGCGCCCGCCCAGGCAGGGAGGCCGGCACCTTCCGGGTTCGTCGCGACGGCCAGGGCCCCGAGCGTGCAGACGGCGGAGCAGCAGATGGCGATGCGGGCAACACGGGGAACGCGGGATGGGAATCCGATGGTCATACCGCAAACGTAGGAACGGTCGCGCCGTGGACCGGGGTGCCAGGGCCGGTCGCGCGCATCGAGCACCCGGATGCCTCATGTCATGCGGCCGGCAGCGTGGGCTGCACCTGCCGCAAAAAAGTCGCGTTGTCCGGTGTGGCGCGCATCCGTTCGAGCAGTGTTTCGAGGTTCGCCTGCCCCTCGCGCGACCGCAGAGCCCGCCGCAGCCCGCGTACGGCCATCAACTCGCCCGGTGTCAGCAGGAGTTCTTCGCGGCGGGTGCCGGACGGGTTGATGTCGACGGCGGGGAAGACGCGCCGGTCGGCGAGGGCTCGGTCGAGGCGGAGCTCCATGTTGCCGGTGCCCTTGAGCTCCTCGAAGAAGA is from Streptomyces sp. NBC_01314 and encodes:
- a CDS encoding D-alanyl-D-alanine carboxypeptidase family protein, whose translation is MTIGFPSRVPRVARIAICCSAVCTLGALAVATNPEGAGLPAWAGAQDAKAAQEPPSLHRPGTRVRPRAGAPRVPQDLTAVSWLVADADSGAVLAAHDAHRRLPPASTLKTLFALTVLPGLPAGLRHTVEAKELAGIGAGSSLVGVKENHTYRVADLWRGVFLGSGNDAVRVLASLNGGWKATTEQMQDKARSLGARDTRVVSPDGYDAPGQVSSAYDLAVFGRAGLRNAEFAGYCATATAKFPAGGWSYGIQNTNRLLTGAGVARYPGLIGVKNGYTSNAGNTLIAAAKRGGRTLVVTVMRPRSGGGYAVYEEARSLLDWGFRAAGRVDAVGSLLPRPAAAPQAGPGPLPVREAKEEVTASGWPVAGAITAAAGFGAASVALMLRLRNGRFARG
- a CDS encoding glutaminase; its protein translation is MVIMTTTSSLTFQPVLERIAEEIERTPGRGRPADYIPALAARDPRSFGMAVAELDGTVYGVGDWREPFSTQSITKVFTLALDLAREGDALWEHVGREPSGNPFNSLVQLEYESGIPRNPFINAGALVVTDRLHTRTGDAAGTLLSFLRSESGNADLDFDAQIAASESAHGDRNAALAHFMASYGNIDNPVPALLDQYFRQCSLTASCADLALATTFLARHGVRADGTRLLTRSQAKQVNAVMLTCGTYDAAGEFAYRVGLPGKSGVGGGIIAVVPGRCTLCVWSPGLDERGNSVAGVAALDRFTTLTGVSIF